A window of Saimiri boliviensis isolate mSaiBol1 chromosome 1, mSaiBol1.pri, whole genome shotgun sequence genomic DNA:
TCTATATTCACTGAATTCATACGAGTTTTTTTCCAGCATGACTTCTCTGATGTTTAATAAGAGATGCAGTATGAGCAAAGACCCTTCCACACTCattacatttgtagggtttctctccagtgtgaaatCTGTAATGCTGAGTGAGAGATGAACTCTGGCTGAAGGCTCTCCCACATTtattacatttgtaaggtttctctccagtatgaaatCTATAATGCACAATGAGTGATGAGCTCTGGCTGAAGGTTCTCCCACATTCCCTGCACTCATAGGGCTTTTCTCCGGTATGAGTCCTCTGATGCTTAATAAGGGATGAAGTGTGACCAAAGGCTCgtccacattcattacatttgtagggtttctctccagtgtgaaatCTATAATGCAGAACAAGAGATGAACTCTGGCTGAAGGCTCtcccacattcactgcattcATAGGGCTTTTCTCCAGTATGAGTTCTTTGATGTTTAATAAGGGATGAAATATGACCAAAGGCTCTTCCACATTCACTACATTCATAGGGCTTTTCTCCAGTATGACATCGCTGATGGCGCCTAAGTTCTGACTGGAAGTAAAAGGacttcccacattcattacatttacaAGATTTCTTCTCTGGATGGGTTCTCTGAGAGTTATTTCCCCCTGAAGTCTGTCCAAATTCTGTATCACATTTATAAGATCCTTCTCCCATCAAAACTCTGTGTTGGTTAACAAGGACTGATGTTAAACCTAAGCTTCTCCCAAATCCATTCCATTCATAATTTCTGCTAAGATTGGTAGCAAATTTGTGAGTGGTTGACATTCGTTTCAGGTGTATCTCCTGTTTTATCTGCTGCATCTCTACCTGGCCATCACAACCACAGGCTGCTTTCAGCTTCAAGAACTGCAGCTCATCTGGAATATGTTTTTCCACTGATGCTACCTGGAATAATTCTTTGGAAATTCCCTGACTTGGCATTGATTCCTTGGATTTAGACCTTCTCTCCCagtctgctttaaaaaaaaaaaaaaaaaaaaagacattctagTAATACCTGTCCTATATGTCAAGAGAAAGTAAGCTCctataatgaatattaaaaaattaagctttAAAGTAATACCTAAAGGGGATGTACAGCTTTTTTCAATAACTGCTTATGTCTGAAAATGGTTTTATATCAAGAACAAATGATGAGTAGATGACTTGAGATTAAGAAAATCGGAGAGATCTGTGTTTAGATTCCAGTACACAAGGTAAGTCTAAAGATTAATGATGACAGGAGGGTAGGAAGAGTGACAAGGGAAACAGACTAAGTTTAAGGGATGAggacaaaaatcaataaaccaaGTACAGGATTGTAAATCACCCAGGTATGGACTCTATATTCTCATAATTACTTCAGGCCTATATAATTGTAACAGACTTCTGCCCAGTCTTCCTATCTCCAGGTTTCCTGAAAcccttcactttcttctttccaaatgCACATTTCCTTAAGTTTCTTCCCAGTCTTAATCTTCCAAAGGCTCTCCAGTGCCTTTGGAAAGCATTATTAAGGATAAATCCTTAATCTTTCCCTCTAGCTCTATGATACTTTACCAtgtcttgtcttctttttcagGAAGTGCCTTTAGCACAGAAACTGGCTGCCTTCCTGTTTCCCATATATCCACAGCCCCTCTCACCACCCTCTTTCTTTAAGACTTTGCATACCTTTCAGGAACAAGCTCATGTCCTCCATGAAGTATTCCGTTAACACCTTTGTGCACATCCTATGTTATGTattatgcacatatacatataatatgtgtatataattatgACAGGAAGAGTAATTCTCCCCTAAAGATGTCCATGCTGTaacccccagaacctgtgaaaGAGTTaaccttacatggcaaaaaggactttgcagatgtagttAAGGGAACAGACCTcgagatgggaagattatcctggattacatGTATTTAAATAGGTCAAATCTAATCATGAGTGCTTAAAATCAGAGAGCATTTCCTGGATGGGCAGAAAGATGTGTAAACCTTTGCTGGCTTTAAAGTTGGAAGAGGGGCACTTTCAGCCACATAATCTGGCAGTCTCTAGAAGCTGGGAACACCCATCTGTTTATTGCCAGCAAGAAAACAAGGACCTCGGTTTTACAACTGCAAGGTATTGGTCCTGCCAACAacccaaatgaaaagaaaaaaggtgccCGGACCCTCCAGAAAGATACACAGCACTGTGGACATCTTGGGTGGAACCATGTGATACACATGCCAGACTTCTGACCTAGGAACTATGACATAATGAGTTTGTGTTGTTTAAAGCCATCAAGTTTGTGCTACTCTGTTTCAGCCACAGTGGAAAATTAATACAATAATAACACACTTCAGAAGAAGGAAATCACTGCTGATGCCTAACCAGTGGTCCCAGAGGCCAGCCCTCAGAAAGATTCTGAGTCAATAGGTCTTATGTGGCTCCTGGGAACCTGAATGTTTAACAAGCTTCCTGGGACAGTCTGAAACATAGCCATGCTTATACACCACTGTTAAATAAACAGATTACTAGATCCAGAGGTCAGACCCTTGATCTCAttttggaaggaaagaagatCAAGTAAGTACCAGTATAGAGGAAATAAGCATCTTCTCTCTCTGCCATAACCTAGGTTCCTATCATAAAGCCCAGCCTATCCTCTCAGGAATTTAGCACCACTTTCTTGAGCTTCAACTCTAGCCAAGGGGTAAGATTCTGGCTCATGGAAATGAACTGGCATAGACTGCCACATGCCTCCAGTGTGCTTGGTTAACACATGGCAGTAAGGAGAGCTTTGAGTCAAGAATTCTGCTCCAAGGCATATAGCCTACCAGGTACTCTCAAGTCACCTAAGAATCAAAGGTCTCAAAGGGATGGTGTCAACAGCTGTCAAGGAGGAGTCTTTGTTCCTGGAACTACTTTTGCTGAAGTTCAGCTTAATCAAGCTGAAGTGTCCTTACCTGGATCTTCCTGACATCCTCTGTCTGTCCTTGCCTGTAACCCCTTCATTTCTGGGGTGCTCAACTGCTGTTTAATCCCTCACTAACTCCCTTAATTCTGCTGATCCAGGATTACCTGGCCCTATATGATTGTTGATCCATCTAACACTGACTGTGAGACATCTAGTGATGCTGCATAGCACCAATAACCCAGAAGGCATGGGCAGAGATGGGTACCAAACAAAGgataaaaactagaaaagaaaatgaacatctCCTCTTCAGACACCAGAAGTAACTACAAAATACAACACACCAGAGTTGAAGTCTCCTGCCAAGTGATCTCATCTTCTGAAAGGACAGCTCCCTGATCAAAAGCTCAGGGCTACCTCCCACCCCAGCTGGGTCTTATCATATGCAATgccctcactcactcactcactcacctgaGTGGGCTCCTATTGAGATTTCTCTCCTCACCATGAAGCACTCGCCCCCTTCCTCCAACTGGCAGATCACATATGGTTTCGATACCAGAAGGCCTGAcggtagagaaagaaaaggattttgGCTGTGTGTGCCAGTGGCCAAATCTTTGGATATTCATCTTCAGAAATGCTGTAGATACGGAAAGCCTCCGGAGAATAGGGATTGTGAAAAGTCAGGAACACAGCCAGGTAACTTCCTATTTCAACTCCATATATAGCAGGATGTTTCCTAGAACTAGGAACAGAAATACCATATCACTGGGCCCCAAAGAGAATGTAAATGTCTGATTCCAGGCTTCCCAAGGAAACCCAACGTAAAACTCAGCCGGCTGGCCCAGATACCGCTAGCTCTTAAACACCACGGAAATCAAGAAGTCCTGCTGGGAAGGCTTGGGGCTTTGGAGGCCTTGTGCTCACCCAGGAGGGTCAGGTTCCTGAAGTTCTCCAGCATCACCTCCCTGTAGAGGTCCTTCTGAGCAGGGTTCAGCTGCCCCCATTCCCACTGGGTGAATTCCACTGCCACATCCTCAAATGTCATCAGGTcctgaaacacagaagacactcTGGTACCCTGAAGGAGCAccctcacagccctcaggagaaGAGCAGGCAGGTATCTAAGGAGAACCTCAGGATGCACAGGAAGGGATTCTGAGTGCCCAGCAACTATCCCAGTGCCCACAGAGTTGTGGgttttgttatttcaaaaatattttaagctgcTCCAGGGATTGTATCATCCTCACTACCTGGTATCCCACCCAGTGTCCACTTGCATGCCTATCAATGTGAAACTGCTAGGATATATAATCATGGTCTCAGGTGAATCACGCCTATGGAGACGTTCTTCTTAGGTGGTGGTAAGCATAATAtatttcctcatttgtcaaaAGGTTTTATTCTCAATCTAGTTACATTTACTTGGAATCCATTAGAATTAACAGATGAAtatgttttacattctcaaatgCACAAGGATCAACAGTCTTCTAATGAAGTATTATTGAAACTTGTAACCTATGATTTTAGCAACAATTAGGCCAATTCAAGTAATCTGGGGCTTATGAAAATTTATCCCCCACCTGCCTGCCAGCACACAGTTCAGCAAAAGTAAATCAAGTGGCTTTATGATGAAACACTAAGTTTTGTGAGTTTGACTAGCATGATCCTTTCCCTCAAAGCCTAATCATTATTCAGTTCCTAAGTTTATAAAGCTGAGCGTGAGACCCTGGATCCCAGGTCACTATTATAAGGCATAATCATTCTATCCTGGCCAGACTATCCTGTCACTTTCAATCTCAGTAATTAGAACACCTCCCATTTGGCTTATATTGTATGACAATGCACTAAAAAGCAGAATAGGTGAAACTACTATAAATTCCTGTTACTGTTACaccaaagtatttaaaaatcaaatcccaTTTAGATACAGATTACATAGAAAAGCtgaaataacaattttataatataaaaatcatcCAAAATaatcaaacatgaaaaattataGTGACATCTTATGATAGGTTATTTGTCCAAAATATCCACTGGCCCTCCCTAAAGAATTAAGCTTCTGCCCAGGTAAGTCTATGTCATCTGCTTTTTCAAATTGAATGTGAAAGACATGAACTACAGGTGAGCAAAAGCCTTCAGAGCCAGTGGGGGTTCTGCAATTGTCCTATTCTGTCTGCCTTGAGAAGGGCAAACAATCTGAGTGAAGATGTGGGCAAAGCCACAGCTGTCATGTAACACAGGCAAGAGGGAATCTTTCATGGTATAAGTCTCGGAGAGTTTGCTGTTGTTATCATGGCATAACTAGCCTACACTGACTCATTAAAAAACTGGTACTCAAAGTGGAGTTCTGCCATAACAAAAAGCCAAAACTAGATGACACTGTCTTCCAGGACAGGCAGTAAGGAAACTTACTGGCAAGGTGGCAACCCATGTAATTTGGTGGTGAACTGTTTGATGAAACTATTGCCTTCAGTAACTTGAAAGATGAACAATGAAAGCATGAGCTTCTAATGTTATGAGAAGAGGCTGGAAGCATAACATTAGTAGTGTCAGTTGGCTGTTATTGGCtgcatttgacaaaatattacaagaaaaaatgaGCTTAAGCGTTTGtggtttacaaaacaaaaatggaaggcGACAGGAAATGTACAGAAATGCTAGGACTTGCAGGGTTGGAAACAACCAATTCTCATTTCCAACTGGCCAAAGACAATATACACAAGCTTCTGCATGACAGCAGCTAATTAAAACTCAGCCCATTATCAGGGACCAGATCATGGATATGGTTGTCAAACCTTTTGTTTAAACCTCTGAGTAATTTCAAAAAGCTCCCAGTAAATCTCCCAGTAATTTCAAAAGGCTCCCAGTAAATTGTTCAGAGTGAAAAAAGTATGGGCTTCCCAAGGAAATCCAAAAAGCACCAAAATTAAGGCTAATGAAAGAGGCATATTTCAGAAAGAATTGTGGCTCAAACCACTGATGCATGGAGCCATCTggaagtaaatacataaaaagttgATTAAGTTTTTGAGAGTTGCACTGAAAACAATCCTGGGTTACCAACCTACTCCAGCAGGATGAAAAAGCTGCTTTGCCCCCAAGAAATCTTATTCTCCAGTATCATCTTCACACGCCACCAAGAAGGTATCAAAAGAAAGGAACTTCCCAAGGGCAAAGCTAACAGTCAAGGAATCACTAGGTTGGAGAGCTCCACCTAGGGAGCAGAACCAGGGCATAATCTAGAGACTTCCCAACTCCCAAGATCAAGGGTCCTCACAGTGTCTGTCCAGTAGAATTTCCTGACTGTTGGTGGGACCTGGGACTGGCTCCTCTCATGCTTCTCCTTTCTGCAAAGAAGTGTTTGCCATGGCATCCTAACCCCATTGCTCAATGTATGTTGGACATATGGATTCAGGT
This region includes:
- the ZNF514 gene encoding zinc finger protein 514 isoform X1, with the protein product MDSTASASSSQDPALPPERFLGEKGTTNSFLKARPQDLMTFEDVAVEFTQWEWGQLNPAQKDLYREVMLENFRNLTLLGLLVSKPYVICQLEEGGECFMVRREISIGAHSADWERRSKSKESMPSQGISKELFQVASVEKHIPDELQFLKLKAACGCDGQVEMQQIKQEIHLKRMSTTHKFATNLSRNYEWNGFGRSLGLTSVLVNQHRVLMGEGSYKCDTEFGQTSGGNNSQRTHPEKKSCKCNECGKSFYFQSELRRHQRCHTGEKPYECSECGRAFGHISSLIKHQRTHTGEKPYECSECGRAFSQSSSLVLHYRFHTGEKPYKCNECGRAFGHTSSLIKHQRTHTGEKPYECRECGRTFSQSSSLIVHYRFHTGEKPYKCNKCGRAFSQSSSLTQHYRFHTGEKPYKCNECGRVFAHTASLIKHQRSHAGKKLV
- the ZNF514 gene encoding zinc finger protein 514 isoform X2, with product MDSTASASSSQDPALPPERFLGEKGTTNSFLKARPQDLMTFEDVAVEFTQWEWGQLNPAQKDLYREVMLENFRNLTLLGLLVSKPYVICQLEEGGECFMVRREISIGAHSDWERRSKSKESMPSQGISKELFQVASVEKHIPDELQFLKLKAACGCDGQVEMQQIKQEIHLKRMSTTHKFATNLSRNYEWNGFGRSLGLTSVLVNQHRVLMGEGSYKCDTEFGQTSGGNNSQRTHPEKKSCKCNECGKSFYFQSELRRHQRCHTGEKPYECSECGRAFGHISSLIKHQRTHTGEKPYECSECGRAFSQSSSLVLHYRFHTGEKPYKCNECGRAFGHTSSLIKHQRTHTGEKPYECRECGRTFSQSSSLIVHYRFHTGEKPYKCNKCGRAFSQSSSLTQHYRFHTGEKPYKCNECGRVFAHTASLIKHQRSHAGKKLV